From Halomarina ordinaria:
CCGGCAGCGTTTTTCTCCCGTCGTCCACAGACCCGTGCATGTCGCTCCCCGAGCGAGAAGCGCTCCCCCGCTACGTCGCCCCCCTCCCGGCGTGGGTCGAGGACCTCGGCCTCCGACTCGCCTGGCTCGTCGTCGCCATCAACCTCGTCGGGACCGCCTTCGGCTTCTGGTACTACGGGCCGCAGTTCTCGCTCACGCCCGCCGTGATGTGGCCGTTCGTCCCCGACAGCCCGCTGGCGACGCTGTTCATCGCCTGCTCCATCGGCGCGTGGAAACTCGGCCGCCCCAACGAGGCGCTGAACGCGCTCGCGTTCTTCGGCTGCATCAAACTCGGCCTCTGGACGCCCTACGCGCTGGTCGCGTTCTTCCCCGAGTGGGGGTACGTCGCCTGGGACCCGATGTTCCAGTTCCTGTTCTGGAGCCACCTCGCGATGGTACTCCAGGCGTTCGTCGTCCACCGCTACGCTGACTTCCCCGTGTGGGCCGTCGCCGTCGCCACCCTCTGGTACACCGTCGACCTCGTCGTGGACTACTTTTACCCGGTCGTCGGCGACCCCCACCACACCCTCATTCCCGTGGCCGACGCGGCACCGTGGGCGGGGGTCACCGCCCTCCAGATAGCCGCGCTCGGTGCCGTCCTATTCACCGTCCTCCCCCTGTTCCTCGCGCTCTCGACGCGCGTCGAGAAACTCCAACTGCGCCTCGGCGGCCGACTGGGACGGGAGTGATTAGAGGAGCACGTCCGGTTCTACAGCAACGCGTCCGGTTCGTCGTTCGCGTGCGCGCGCACCCAGAGGCTCCCGATGCGCGAGAGGCGCGTCCGGTAGGACTTCCCGTCCTCCTCCTGTTCGATGTAGCCCTTCCCACCGGGGCCGAGTCGGTCGACGTTGTAGATGACCTTCGAGCGGAAACTGTCGGTGTACTCCTCGCCGAGTTCGCGCGCCAGCGTCCCCGCGAGTTCGCTCACCGACTCGAACTCGCCGTGTTCGCCCAGTGTGAACAACACGAGTTCCTCGAAGGGCTTGACGGAGGAGAAGGAGGCGACGGGCAGTTCGACGATGTGGCGCTCGCCGATGCGCTTGGCGCCGATGGTGGTGCCGCGCTCGTCGAACTCCGAGAGCAGGTCACGGGCGCCCTCGACACGCTCCGCGACCCGCTCGTCGTCCGTCTCCAGGTCGGCGAGCAGGTCGACGCTCGCGCGCAGTTCCTCCGCGAGTTCCGTCTCCAGGTACTTCTCCGGGGCGGTGTAGTACGTGTGGACCCGGTCGCGGTCGGCCTGGCGCTCGACGCCGATGGAGTGGGCGGCGGTGGCGAACGCGAACGACACCGTTCGGGGCATTGAGGCGATGTTCACCCACACCTCGCCCTCCTCGCGGCCCTCGCGGTCGAGTTCGGCGCTGATGCGGTCGTACGCCTGCTCGAAGGCCGTGTCGTAGTCGTAGACGTCCTCGATGCGCAGGCGCTCGGTCTCGGCGCCCAGCAGGTTCGAGAAGTCGCTCTCCAGTTTCGAGGCGAGTTCACGCGAGTACTCGACGTTCGCCTCGCTCCCCACCGCCCCCTCCAGCAGAATCACGCGGTCCACGTCGAGTCGGTCCCGGACGAGCGGCGCGATGAGCCGGTCGTAATCGAACCCGACCGGGACGATGTGGGTCTGCATACGGGACATGGCGGCGGGGTGTTTATAAATAATGCCAGCTTCCGTACCGCTCAACTGAGTCGTCGTACGGTTCGTCCCTGCGCCGTCACGGGACTCGGTACCGTTCCTCGACGTCTACCCCTCGACGTCGACGGTGGCGTGGACCAGCGCGTTGATGGCGCGGCGCAGGCGTTCGGAGACCGCCTGGTGGGAGATGTCCATCCGTTCGGCGAGCGTCGCGAGGTCCGTCCGTCGCGGTATCTCGTAGTAGCCCTCCTCGACGGCGTAGGTCAACATCCGGTACTGTTTCTCCGTCAACCCCAGTGGCTCCCGGTCCTCGCGCTCGCCGACCTGCTCGAACTTCCGGACGAGTCTGAACCCGAGGTCGTGTTCGGTACAGAACGCGTGGAAGTGTTCCAGCGCGTCGTGGTCCGGGAACGTGACCTGATAGCTCCACCCGTCCCCCGTTCCGACGCACCGGTGGATGATGCCGCCGACCGCCGCGATGGTCGGGTAGATGCTCCGCGCGCGCCCCTCGCCGACCTGCTCGACCTGGTAGAGTCGGCGGTCGCTGAACTCGATGAGACGACGCGGGGCGGTCACCGTCGGGTCGTCGTACAGCGTCGCCTCGAAGGCGTCGTAGTCGTCCGTCTCGACCCAGCACAGGAGCAGTTGCTCGCCGTTCGGGGTCACGTCGGACTGTTCCCAGAGGACCTCCGCGGTCGGACACCGGCGCAGGGTCCACAGGAGCGTCGGCTGCTGGAGGGTGAACCTGACGATGACCGGTTCGTTCCCGCCGTCGTCCGCCATTGCTAGCTTCATCGGTCCACAAGCCGTTTATTAAATGTGACGCCGACCCGAATCCCCCGATGACGACGGTCCGTGGCTCCGCCGCGCGAGGGGTGCCCGTCGTACGCACTGCCCTCCCACCGTGAGAAGCCCCAACCCTTAAATCGTGGAAGCGAACAGTAGCGACAGAGCTGACCGATGACCCGCTTCTCCCGGTTCTGAGCCGACTCGCGCGACGTCAGCCGACACGTTCGCCGTACCGCCAGCCGACCGCGTAGCGACCACCACATGCCAGGACCCACGTTCGTCGAGTGCGACCGCATCGACCTCAGAGTACCCGAGGAAGCCGACCGCCCGTTCCTCACAGAGGGGGTGAACCACCCGAAGGTGCGCCGGTACATCACCCACTTCCGGCGTCCCCACACCGAGGAACGCTACCGCGAGGAGCGCTGGCCCCACGACACCAACGAGGACGGCGTCACCCTGCTGCCCGTCCCGCGGGAGGGCGAGTTCGCGGACGAACCGGTCGGGTCCGTGCAGTTGGCGCCCGTCGACGAGTCGCGCGGGTGGGCCAACCTCGGCCTCTGGTTCCACCCCGACGCGTGGGGACGGGGGTACGCCCTCGACGCCTGCGCGCACCTCCTCGACTACGGCTTCCGGGAGCTCTCGCTGCACCGCATCTCCGCGACCGTGATGGCCCCGAACGAGGGGTCCAGAACGCTCTGTGAGCGCCTCGGGTTCACTCACGAGGGGACCGTCCGCGAGGCGCACGTCTTCGACGGCGAGCGCGTCGACGACGAGAGCTACGGCCTGCTGACCCGTGAGTGGGAGGGACCGGGGGCCGTCCTCGACGGGGAGCGATAGCTCACGCCGCGCGCCGCGCCCGGAGCACGCTCACGCCGGGGACCGTCCGCAGGTCGGTTCGCGCGGGCGGCCCGAACCCCGCGTCCGTCAGCCACTCGCTCACGTCCGCCGCGTCGTGGGTGTGCCCGCCGAGCGTCACGAGGTAGTTGAGGTCCTCGAAGGCGAGCGCCGTCTGGCCCAGCGAGGTGGGGGCGCTCCCGCCGAACTGATCCAGGACGACCACCTCGCCGTCGAGGGCGATGGCGTCGGCGACCCGGGCGAGTAATCGGCGGTTCTCGTCGGCAGTGTGCGCGTGCAGCACGTTACAGACGAGCGCCACGTCGTACCCGGACCCCAGGTCGTCACGGAAGTAGTCGCCCTCACGCGACTGGACCCGGTCGCTCACGCCGACGGCGGCGGCGACCTCGCGCGCGAGGTCGAGCGCCGGCACCCGGTCGAAGACGGTCGCCCGGAGGCCGGGGTGGGCGCGACAGAACGCGGCCGCGAAGAGGCCGTGACCGCCGCCCACGTCGAGCAGGTGGTGGGCGCTACCGAGGTCGGTTCGGCGGACGAACTCGGGGACGACCACACGGGCCGCACCGAGGAATCCCGACTGTGCCGCCCGCCAGCGCTCCGGGTCCTCGTCGAACCACTCGTAGATGGTCTGTGGGGGCGCTCCCTCCCGAACCGCGGTCTCGAGGTGTGCGTCCCAGAACGCGAAAACGAGGTCGTTCCAGAAGGTGAGCCACGGCCCGACGTCCGTCTCGCCAGCGACCAGCCATCGCGTCGTCATCGGCGTGTTCTCGACGAGGTCGCGGTGACGAGTCACGTAGCCGAGGCGGTCGAGGAACCCCACCAGGACGGAGAGGCCGGCCTCGTCCGTCCCCGTCGCGCGAGCCAGTTCCGGGAGCGACAGTGGACCGTCGCGCAGCGCCTCGAAGACGCCGAGGTCGATGGCCGTCGCGACCGCCCGCGCCCCGGCCGCGCCGACGAGGTCGAGCGTCGCGCCCGGCCCGCGGTTGAGTCCAAGGAGGACGACCCGTTCGAGCGCGGTCGGGACGACGGGCACTCAGACCTCCACGGGTTCGGCTATCGTCGCGTCGTCACGCCAGAGGGCGTACCCGAGGACGGCCCACGCGAGGCCGAACGGGAGGGTGAACACCAGTTCGACGGTCGACCCGGCGGCGTCGAGGGCGAGGGCGACGACGACGGCGAGGGGGATACTCGACACGAGTAGCACACCCCCGAGGCGCGAGGGCGTCCCGGCGCGCAGGAGCGTGACCCCGTAGCCCGTCGCGAACAGGTAGCCGAGCAGCATCGAGAGGAACCAGACGGTCCCTCCGAGAGTCGCCTCCTCGGGGGCGAGCGGGTCGGGGATGGTCGTCGTCGTGTTCAGGACGAGACCGACGCCGATGCCGACGACCGCGAGTCCCGTCAGCGCGGCGAACGCCGTCCCGGGACGGCCGTACCGGTGGCCGTAGCGAAGGTGGTAGCCGGCGATACCCAAGAGGAGGAGGACCACGGCGAGGAGGCCGAAGAGACCCCCGAGTGCGGCCGCGACCGTCCTGACCGGCGTCTCCGGGAGGAGCGTCGAGAACCCGTAGAGCACGCCTCCGACGAGGCCCGCGCTCCCGGCCGTGTGCAGTCGCGTCTCCGTCCAGCGTCCCTGGGGCGCCTCGAGGGCGACCCGTTCGTACCGAGCCATGTGAGGTCTCCGACTCTCCGGTGCGCTCGATGGCGACCGACAGAATCGGGGAGCGATAGGCGTCGCTCGCTCATGTCAATTGCGGAAAATTACCTCGAAACTCGGACGTTCGAGGGCCGACGCGCCGCCGTTCCGTCGGCGCTCACAGAGCGTTCAGTCGTCGCTCAGTTGTTCGAGGACCGCCGGCGGCATCCCCTCCCTGACCGGTTCCGGGATGTCGTCGACGGTGACGCCCTCCGGGATGGCGGGTCGACCGTCCTCGCCGCCGACCGGGCGGTCGTTGTGCGGGTCGAACAGCTGGATTGCGGTGTTGATGGTGCTCCAGTCGTCCTTCTCGGCGGCGTCCCGGAGGCTCTTGGTGGGGGCGGCGAGCAGTTGGCCGACGAGCGCGTCGGCGAGCGAGTCGAGGATGTCGTACTGCTCCTCGGTGAGGTCGGGGCCGTCGCTCGCCTCCAGGCGCGAGCGCGCGCGCTTGACCTCGCGGTGTTTCATCCCCTCGGCGCCCTCGTACATGGCGGCGATGACCTCGTCGGCGCGCTTTCGCTTGTACTGCGAGAGGAGGTTGTCGAACTCGCGGTCGATCATCGCCTCGACCTCGCGGGCGGCCGCCTCGCGCTGTTCGGTCGTCTCGTCGGTGACCGACTGGAGCGCGTCGAGGTCGTAGACGGTGACGGTCGAGAGGGCGTCGACCGCCGGGTCGACGTCGCGCGGCTGGGCGATGTCGATGACGAGCGTCTCGCCCGCGCCGCGGAGGACGTCGCCGTCGAGGACGTGGCGGTCGGCCCCGGTCGCCGTCACGACCACGTCCGCCTCGGCGACGGCCGCGGGGAGCGCCTTCAGGCCGACGGCGCCCGCCTCGACGTCGAGTGTCCGGGCGACGTACTCGGCGCGGTCGACCGTCCGGTTGGCGACGAGCAGGCGGTCGGCGCGCTTGGCGAACGCGCGGGCGGCGAGCGACCCCATCTCGCCCGCCCCGACGACGAGCGCGGTGGCGCGAGAGAGGTCGAGTTCCTCGCCGGCGACGCGCGCGGCGGCGCTCCCGAGCGAGACGGCCCCCTCGTTGATGGCCGTCTCCGTCCGGGCGCGCTCGCCGACGTGGACCGCCTTCATCAGCGCGTCCTCGAGGACGGGCCCGACGCTCCCGAGCGACCGGGCGTCGAGGTAGGCGTCACGCAGTTGGCCCAGTATCTGGTCCTCGCCGACGACGAGCGACTCCAGGCCGCAGGCGACGCGCATGAGGTGTCGCAGGCTCTCCTCGTGGCTCAGCTCGCGGCGGGCGTCGACCGGCACGTCCAGTGTGGTGGTGGCGTCGACCGCGCGCTCGCCGAACAGCCGGTCGAGGGCGGCTCGCCCCGTCTCGGGGGCGTCGGCGACGACGTACGCCTCGACGCGGTTGCACGTCCGGAGCGCGAACGCCTCGGTGACCCCCGGCGTGGTCAGCAGCGACCGGACGACGTCGTCGCGGTCGACGCGGCCGGCGCTCTCGATGGCGTCGAGGTCGGCGGTGCGGTGTGAGACGCTGACACCGGCGATGACGCCGCTCCCGACCGTCACGGCGACTCACCCAGTTGCGCGGAGACGATTTCGTCCACTATCTGTTCTGCCTTACCCGTTCCTGAACCTAAAGTCTTCCAAACGCGGTCGGACTCCGCGACCGCCCGTACGGCCGCCCGGCGGCGCTCCGGCGGCTGTTCCTCGCGCAACCGCTCGCGGAGGTCGCCGGTCAGTCGCGCCAGTTCGCCCGCCCCCTCGACCTCGCGTTCGATGCGCCGTCGGAGGACGCGGCTCACCGCCGGACTGCGCCCGCCGGAGGACACCGCAACGACGACGGGGTCGTCGCGGACCGTCGCCGGGACGGCCACGTCGCCCGCCTCGCGGTCCCCGGAGCGGTCGGCGCGGTTGACGAGACACCCCCGCTCGCGCGCCGCGCGCGCGACGGCGTCGTTCAGGTCCGGGTCGTCCGTCGCCGCGACGACGAGCGCCGGCGCGACCCGCTCGACCCACGCGTCGGCGTCCACCGGGCGCGGCGCGGCCCGGACCAGCGAGGCGTCGCCGTACGGCCCGCCCTCGAACGCGGGGCTGACGACGACCACGTCGGCCTCGCGCGCGAACGTCCGCGCTCTGCGCGCGCCGACGCGCCCCCCACCGAAGACGAGCACGCGCCGCCCCGAGAAGTCGTGCAGGAGCGGTATCACGGCTGGGTGTTGGCGCTCGCGCGCTCGGCCATGCGGATGCCCGTCTTCTTCAGGATGCGCGTCGAGAACAGGGTGTCCCAGTCGCCCTCGCCGACGTCGCCGGACTCCGCCCGGCGGGCCGAGGCGGGTTCCGCGTCGACGTCCCAGTACGCCGCCATCACCTCGCGCACCCGCTCGACGCGCTCCGCGCTCTCGCGCTCGGAGCGGCCGTGGGTCATCGCGAAGAAGTTGTACGGCCAGACGCCCTCGTGGCGCGGCCGCCGGTAACAGTGCGTGACGAAGTCGAGGGAGGCGACCGCCGGGCCGACCTCGCTCACCACCTCGTCGGGGACGTCCCACACCGTCATCCCGTTCTCCGTGTAGCCGAGGGCGTAGTGATTCGGGATGACGCCGACGCGCCGGACCTTCCCTTCCCTGTCGAAGCGCTTCAGCGTCCGGACGACCCACCCCGTCTCCTGCCCGATGGCGTCGGCCACGTCTGCGTACGGTGTGGCGGTGAGCGGGAGGCCGCCCTGAATCTCCACGACGAGGTCGCGCTCGGCGGGCGTGAGCGTCGTCCGGTCGGTCGGTTCGACCGCCGGGCCGAGGTGCGAGAGGTCGACGTCCCCCTCCGGGATGGGCCCGTCGAGGAGGAACTTCGCCTCGACGCGGAACTCCTCGATTTTCGGGAGGTTGTACGTCGGCTGGCCGGTCTCGGCCTCGATGGCCGCGAGAACGGTCTCGACGCGGTCGGCGTCGGCCACCGAGACGACGAACCAGACGTTGAGGTGGGGGTGTTCGCGCTCGTAGTTGTGCGCCACCTCCCGGTGGGCGTTCACCGCCTCGACGACCTCGTCGAACTCGTCGTCGGGGGCGTGCATCGCCACGAGCGTCGCCGTCCCACCGATGGCCTCGGCGTTGACGAGGGCGCCGAAGCGCGTCAGGACGCCCTGCTCGTCGAGGCGCTGCACGCGCGAGAGGAGGTCGTCCGCCGAGACGTCGATGCCGCGCTCGCGGAGGGCGGCCGCCGCCGGCTCGAAGGGGCGCTCGACGACCGGGAACCCACCCTGGAAGGCGTTGATGACGGCCCGGTCGACGCGGCCCAACTGCTCGGCCGTAGTCATACTCGAAACTGGGAGCTACCGGGGTATAAGCCCCGCGTTCGCCCCCTGCGGTGCCGTCGCGTCGGTCGGCCCGACGTCGGCGTCAGGCGGTCGCGTACAGCCAGAGGTTACTCAGGCCGGGGACCAGCCCGAACGCCCCCGCCGCGAGGAGCGCGAGGCGGTCCGTCGCGCCGAGGGGACGTCGCGGGTCCGCGAGCAGGGCGACGAGCGCGACGGCGAGGCCGACCTTCAGGCCGACGAACAGCCACGCGCTCCCGAGGAGCGGGGCGGTCGGTAGCGCCGCCGTCGCGTCGAGAATCGACCGCGAGAGCGGCACCTGCTCGACGAACGACAGCACGTCGACGCCGACGAACGTCGAGACGGCGTCGAGCGTCTGGCCGAAGACGGCGAACAGGCCGGCGCATCCCGCGGTGGCGGCGACGGCGGGCACGTGGCGCTGGAGCACGAGCCAGGTCCCCCCGGTGAGGACGAGCGACGCGCAGACGGTGAGGGCGGCCCACCCGACGTTCGACGTGAGCGAAGCGGACACGGTTCGAGGGAGGACCCCCGGGGGCTTGAGTGCACGCCCTAGCGGGTTACCCTCGCTCCTCGCGGGTGAGTCGTTCGCGCCGGCGGTCGTACTCCTCGTCCGAGAGGTCGCCGCGAGCGTACGCGCGCCTGAGTTCCTCGACCGCGGGGTCGACCCGCGGCCGGGCGACCGTCGCCCGGTAGGCGAGGACGGCGAGCGCGACGAGCAACGACAGGACGAGCAGTTGCGCGCCGACCGCGACGGCCGACAGCCACCCCGGCGCGGTGCCGTATCCCCCACCCATCATCGGTCCCCCGGCGCTCATCGTGCCGGTCCCCATCATGACCATCGGGAGCACCAGCAACGCGCCGAGCGCGACGAACGCCAGCGCGACGATTCCGGCGAGTTCGGTCGTCGTAGCCATGTCTCGTTACCTCCGAGGACGCCACGTTCGTGGCGACCGCGAACTCTACGTACGCCGGCGGTAAGCGTCTTGTTTCCCGACCGGCGACGCGGTTCCCGGCGGTGTCGGCTGATTTTTATACCGAGGTGGGCTATCGTGGCGCATGAGTGTCTTCGTGGTCTGCGAGAACTGCGGCCGGACGGAGGAGTTCGGCGACGAGCACGCGGCGCGCTCGTCGGGGTGGGCGGAACTCTACATCGACGGCGTCGTCGGTCCGGCCAACCAGTCGGAGTGGAACGGCCGCTGTCCCGACTGCGTCTGACCGGCTCTGCCAGGGGTCCGGCGTCAGTCGCCCCGGACGCCCGTCACGCGGTAGCCGAGGTCCGAGACGGCCTCGCACAGTTCCTCCTGTTCGTCGGTCGCCTCGTAGTAGAAGACGACGTCGAAGGTCCCGTCGCGGAGGAGTTGCTGGCACTCCCAGACGAACTCGTCCTCCGCGATGGTGAGGCCCTGGTGCTGGTTCAGCCCGAAGCGCGGGTCGTCGTTGCCTGAGAAGACGTACCAGTCGCCCTTGTCGGCGAACTCGGCGATGACGTCCCCGACTTCGAGGGTGGTCTCGTGGAGGCGCGACTCCGCCTCGCTCGTGTAGTCGGTGTGGAGGATGAGGCCGTCGAGCTGGATGTCACCGGGTTCGAGCAGCGCCTTCGCGCGTTCGTACAGGTCGTCGTCGAGCGTCTCCATGGCCGAGACTCACCGGCGAACGGCTTACGCCTCACGGTCGCGGTCGCTCGTCGTGAGAGAAAATCGGGCCAGCGCGGAGCGCGCCGGCGTTGTTACCTCGGACTCAGAGTCGCTGCAGGTTCGTCGCCCGCGGGCCCTTGTCCGCCTGTTCGATGTCGAACTCCACTTCCTGACCCTCCTCGAGGTCGGGACCGCCGACGTCTTCCATGTGGAAGAACACGTCCTCGTCGGACTCGTCGGTAGTGATGAAGCCGTAGCCGCCCGTGTCGTTGAAGAAGTCAACCGTTCCGGTCGCCATTACGTACGGCATCTCGCGGTACCGATAGTAAAAGCCTGCGGCCGACGGCCGCGTGTCACAAGACTCATCACGCCGGCCGAACAGTGTGGGCCATATGCTGCGGCGGGTCAGACGACGACTGCAGGGCCTCTACGGACGACTCCTCGAACGCGAACTCTCGGGGACGCCGACGCACGTCGCCGTCATCCAGGACGGCAACCGCCGGTACGCGGACCGTCAGGGGAAAGGGACCGCCGCGGGCCACCGTGCGGGCGCCGAGACCACCGAGGCGATGCTCGACTGGTGTTCCGAACTCGGCATCGAGGAACTCACGCTCTACGCCTTCTCGACGGAGAACTTCGACCGGCCGCCGGCCGAACGCGAGGAACTGTTCGACCTCATCGAACGGAAGCTCTACCAGTTCGCCGACGACTCGAACGTCCACGAGGAGCGCGTCCGCATCCGCGCCATCGGACAGCTCTATCGCCTCCCGCCCCGCGTGCGCACGGCTATCGACTACGCCGAGGCGCAGACGGAGAACTACGACTCGCAGTACCTGAACGTCGCGCTCGGCTACGGCGGGCGCGCCGAACTGCTCGACGCCGCCCGCGGCATCGCCGGCGCCGTCGAGCGCGGTGAACTCGCCGCCGCCGACGTGGACGTCGAGGCGGTCGAGGAACGCCTCTCGGGCGGCCCCGCTCGCGCCGTCGACCTCATCATCCGGACCGGCGGCGACGAACGCACGAGCAACTTCCTCCCGTGGCACGCCAACGGCAACGAGGCGGCCGTCTTCTTCTGTGCGCCCTACTGGCCGGAGTTCTCCCGCGTCGACTTCCTCCGGGCCATCCGCACCTACCAGTCGCGCCAGGAGTCCTGGCAGCGTACCCGCACCGAACGCGCGCTCGCGCTGCTCACCGCCGTCGGCAGCGACGAGCGCGCGCGACTGCTCGGCCGCCTGCGCACGGAGAACGCCGACATCGACCTGCCCGACGAACGCGTCGAGGAGGTCGACATCGAACTCAAGGCGGACTGAGACGCTCGCGACGGCGTCCGGGTGCTCCGCTCAGGTGTCGCCCTCCGCCACCACCCCCGTCGAGCGTCCCGCGTTCGCCCGACGGCCGAACGTCCGCGAGACTCGCGTCGTCTGGACGCTTCGCTTCGCTCAGCGTCCATACCGCCGCTGTCGGTCCTGGTAGTCCCGTACGGCGCGGAGGTAGTCGCGCTCGCGGAAGTCACGCCAGTTGACGTCGGTGAAGTACAGTTCCGAGTAGACCGACTGCCATATCATGAAGTCGGAGAGCCGTTCGGCGCCGGTCTTGATGACGAGGTCCGGGGCCGTCGGGAAGACGAGCCCGGCCTCGATGTGCTCCTCGTCGATGTCGGCGCTGTCGAGGTCGCCGCGCTCGACGGCGTGCGCGACGTCGCGGACGGCGTTGGCGAACTCGGCGCGGCCGCCGAGGCCGATGCTCACCTGGATGGGCGCGTCCGCGCGCTCTCCGTCCTCCGGTCCGCGGACGGCGAGGGGTCGGGGGGCGTCGAGGCGGTCGAACGACCCGCGGAGCGTGGGGACGGCGGCCTCGTCGAGGACGGAGACGTACACCATCACGCGCTCGGCGCCGTAGTCGAACGCCCAGCCGAGGACGGACTCGAGCGTCTCGTAGGCCCCGGGTTCGAGGAGGTCGCGCTCGGTGATGACGAGCGCGACGGTCCGGGGGTGCCGGGCGCGGCTTCGGCCGATGCGAAGCGCGAGATAGCGGTCGTAGAGTCCCACGCCCCCCTCTGCACGACGGAGGGACCTAAGCCTCACGGCATGAGGCACGCCTTCGGCGGCCGATGACATTCATCGCTACCCGGGAGGGTTAAGTGCGCGTCGGGGGAACCGGGGGGCGTGGACTCTACCGTCCGGCGGGCGGGCGCGTTCGCGCTCGTCGGTGCGCTCTCGCTCGCCGTGCCCGCCCTCGCGGGACGCCTCGACCCTCCGGTCGCGACGGTGACAGCGGTGCTCCCGTTCCTGCTCGTCGCCGTCGCCGCCCTGACCGCGAGCAAGGGGGGCCGTCTGTTCGACCTGTTCGCCCGCCCCGGGGACCGCGAGGAGGGCCGACTGTACGGCCTCGCCGGGTTCGCGCTCGCGGCGGCCGGTCTCGCGCTCCTCACCGCCGTCGGCCTCCCGACGGCCGTCGTCGTCGCCACCCTCCTGCTCGTCGTCGTCGGCGCGTTCGCGGAGGCTGGGGTCCGAGGGCTGTGGGGGGACCCTTTCTACGCGGTGGCGGCCTTCGTCGCCGTGGGGTTCGGCGCGGGCGTCCTCGGTCAACTCGCGGCCGCTGCCCTCGACGTCGCCTCGCGGTTCGTCCCGCCGGAGGCGCTGTTCCTCGCGGCGACCGGGGCGCTGCTCGCGGCGCTGTTGCGCTCGATGCTCTTCGAGCGCGACGACCCGCTCGTCCTGCTCACCGTCGCGCTCGTGCTGTGGCTGTTCGACGACCTCGCGCTCGCGCTCACCCCCCAGCAGGTCGTCGTCGGCCTCGCCGTCACCGTCGCCCTCGGGTACCTCTCGTACGCGCTGGAGACGGCCTCCATCACCGGGATGCTCGCGGGGGTGTTCCTCGCGTTCCTCACCGTCATGCTGGGGGGATTCGGCTGGCTCGCGGTGCTCGTCTCCTTCTTCGGCATCGGCGGCCTCTCGACGAAGTTCCGCTACGAGCAGAAGCGCGAACGCGGCCTCGCCGAGGGGAACGACGGCGCGCGCGGGAGCGGCAACGTCCTCGCCAACTCGGCGGTGGCGCTCGCGGCCGTCCTCGGCGCCGCGACCAGTTCGGTGATCGGCCTCCCTGAGTCGGTGTTCTTCTTCGCGTTCGCCGGGGCCGTCGCCGCCGCGATGGGCGACACGCTCTCGTCGGAGGTGGGCGGCCTCTACGGCCCCCCGCGGCTCATCACCACCCTCGAACGCGTCCCTCCCGGCACGGACGGCGGCGTCACCTGGCAGGGCGTCGTCGCGGGACTCGCCGGAACGGCCGTCGTCGCCGGCATCGCCGCCCTCTTCTTCGACCTCGGGGTGGTCGCGGCGCTCGTCGTCGTGGTCGCCGGATTCGTCGGGATGACCGCCGACAGCGTCCTCGGCGCGACGGTCGAGGGGGGCGTCGTCGGTAACCAGGGCGTGAACTTCCTCGCGACGCTC
This genomic window contains:
- a CDS encoding cold-shock protein, whose protein sequence is MATGTVDFFNDTGGYGFITTDESDEDVFFHMEDVGGPDLEEGQEVEFDIEQADKGPRATNLQRL
- the ahbB gene encoding siroheme decarboxylase subunit beta — protein: MTTAEQLGRVDRAVINAFQGGFPVVERPFEPAAAALRERGIDVSADDLLSRVQRLDEQGVLTRFGALVNAEAIGGTATLVAMHAPDDEFDEVVEAVNAHREVAHNYEREHPHLNVWFVVSVADADRVETVLAAIEAETGQPTYNLPKIEEFRVEAKFLLDGPIPEGDVDLSHLGPAVEPTDRTTLTPAERDLVVEIQGGLPLTATPYADVADAIGQETGWVVRTLKRFDREGKVRRVGVIPNHYALGYTENGMTVWDVPDEVVSEVGPAVASLDFVTHCYRRPRHEGVWPYNFFAMTHGRSERESAERVERVREVMAAYWDVDAEPASARRAESGDVGEGDWDTLFSTRILKKTGIRMAERASANTQP
- a CDS encoding DUF92 domain-containing protein yields the protein MDSTVRRAGAFALVGALSLAVPALAGRLDPPVATVTAVLPFLLVAVAALTASKGGRLFDLFARPGDREEGRLYGLAGFALAAAGLALLTAVGLPTAVVVATLLLVVVGAFAEAGVRGLWGDPFYAVAAFVAVGFGAGVLGQLAAAALDVASRFVPPEALFLAATGALLAALLRSMLFERDDPLVLLTVALVLWLFDDLALALTPQQVVVGLAVTVALGYLSYALETASITGMLAGVFLAFLTVMLGGFGWLAVLVSFFGIGGLSTKFRYEQKRERGLAEGNDGARGSGNVLANSAVALAAVLGAATSSVIGLPESVFFFAFAGAVAAAMGDTLSSEVGGLYGPPRLITTLERVPPGTDGGVTWQGVVAGLAGTAVVAGIAALFFDLGVVAALVVVVAGFVGMTADSVLGATVEGGVVGNQGVNFLATLVAAVVAGACALGLPAVAL
- a CDS encoding SHOCT domain-containing protein, translated to MATTTELAGIVALAFVALGALLVLPMVMMGTGTMSAGGPMMGGGYGTAPGWLSAVAVGAQLLVLSLLVALAVLAYRATVARPRVDPAVEELRRAYARGDLSDEEYDRRRERLTREERG
- the uppS gene encoding polyprenyl diphosphate synthase, encoding MLRRVRRRLQGLYGRLLERELSGTPTHVAVIQDGNRRYADRQGKGTAAGHRAGAETTEAMLDWCSELGIEELTLYAFSTENFDRPPAEREELFDLIERKLYQFADDSNVHEERVRIRAIGQLYRLPPRVRTAIDYAEAQTENYDSQYLNVALGYGGRAELLDAARGIAGAVERGELAAADVDVEAVEERLSGGPARAVDLIIRTGGDERTSNFLPWHANGNEAAVFFCAPYWPEFSRVDFLRAIRTYQSRQESWQRTRTERALALLTAVGSDERARLLGRLRTENADIDLPDERVEEVDIELKAD
- a CDS encoding undecaprenyl diphosphate synthase family protein — encoded protein: MGLYDRYLALRIGRSRARHPRTVALVITERDLLEPGAYETLESVLGWAFDYGAERVMVYVSVLDEAAVPTLRGSFDRLDAPRPLAVRGPEDGERADAPIQVSIGLGGRAEFANAVRDVAHAVERGDLDSADIDEEHIEAGLVFPTAPDLVIKTGAERLSDFMIWQSVYSELYFTDVNWRDFRERDYLRAVRDYQDRQRRYGR
- a CDS encoding DUF63 family protein translates to MSASLTSNVGWAALTVCASLVLTGGTWLVLQRHVPAVAATAGCAGLFAVFGQTLDAVSTFVGVDVLSFVEQVPLSRSILDATAALPTAPLLGSAWLFVGLKVGLAVALVALLADPRRPLGATDRLALLAAGAFGLVPGLSNLWLYATA
- a CDS encoding DUF5778 family protein, giving the protein METLDDDLYERAKALLEPGDIQLDGLILHTDYTSEAESRLHETTLEVGDVIAEFADKGDWYVFSGNDDPRFGLNQHQGLTIAEDEFVWECQQLLRDGTFDVVFYYEATDEQEELCEAVSDLGYRVTGVRGD